Proteins co-encoded in one Bemisia tabaci chromosome 9, PGI_BMITA_v3 genomic window:
- the LOC109036867 gene encoding uncharacterized protein, which produces MISSRLHVQILRDPILCAGFSLGPYFRLTSLCGTVTHRENAKPCGQCKSIYYCSVPCQRSDWRTHKLLCSAYASFDKTSRPSPTDKHFLGIFFPVDDKKPQLVWVRRGREGSNLPVLDVQPFLNLPPEENARVITIYHDPLMDKELPDMIHFDTRDNFLNDGSEFNQCLRRMTSVCPGAYQGWRGPAMITVKVGRDPGLDLDLIQYRDVTLTDFKHLCNYLFCYQSDERLHAFRFNSVDDLFKMQGRGLQPPLY; this is translated from the exons ATGATCTCATCACGTTTACACGTGCAAATCCTTCGTGATCCAATCCTATGCGCTGGCTTTTCACTCGGACCGTATTTCAGACTAACCTCGTTGTGCGGTACCGTCACACACCGG GAAAATGCCAAGCCATGCGGTCAATGCAAGAGCATTTACTACTGCTCTGTCCCTTGTCAGCGATCAGACTGGCGGACCCACAAGCTTTTGTGCTCAGCGTATGCCAGCTTTGATAAAACAAGTCGACCCTCACCAACTGACAAGCATTTCTTAGGAATTTTCTTCCCAGTAGATGATAAGAAACCTCAACTTGTGTGGGTTAGACGTGGACGTGAGGGAAGCAACCTACCTGTCCTTGATGTGCAGCCATTTCTGAATTTACCGCCTGAAGAAAATGCTAGGGTCATAACCATCTATCATGACCCATTGATGGATAAGGAACTGCCAGATATGATCCATTTTGATACCCGCGATAATTTCCTGAATGATGGATCAGAATTCAATCAATGTCTCCGTCGTATGACCTCCGTGTGTCCTGGAGCTTATCAAGGTTGGAGAGGTCCAGCCATGATCACTGTTAAAGTAGGACGTGATCCAGGTCTTGATTTAGATCTTATTCAGTACAGGGATGTCACCCTGACTGACTTTAAACACCTCTGTAATTACCTCTTTTGTTACCAATCTGATGAAAGATTACATGCGTTTCGGTTTAATTCAGTCGATGACCTGTTCAAAATGCAAGGTCGAGGTCTACAGCCACCGCTATATTGA